In the Microcoleus sp. AS-A8 genome, CATCAAAATAATAACTCTGGCAGACCTTTGTCCAGTGAATTGACTTAAGTCGTTAAAATCACAAGATAAGCTTTAGATCCTCGCAAGTTAGAGAAAACAAAAACAGATATGATTCCGCAAACCGAGTACACAGAACGTCGCGAACAGTTGATGGCGAAGATTGGCAATGGTACCGCCATTTTTCGCAGTGCCCCGGTTGCGGTGATGCACAATGATGTAGAGTATGCTTATCGACAAGACAGCGACTTCTTTTATTTAACAGGGTTCAATGAACCCGAAGCGGTAGCAGTACTCGCGCCGCATCATGAAGAACATCGATATATTCTATTTGTTCAACCTAAAGAATGGGACAAAGAAGTCTGGACAGGTTATCGGACGGGGGTGGACGCCGCTAAGGAAAAATACGGTGCAGATGAGGCGTATCCCATCGCGGAACTGGGTGAAAAGTTACCAAAGTATTTAGAAAAGGCCGATCGCATTTATTATCACTTAGGGCGCGATCGCCAGTTCAACGATTGTATTATCACCCACTGGCAACGGTTGATGGCAACGTATCCCAAGCGTGGCACAGGCCCGATTGCGATTGAATCCACCCATCCCATTCTCCATGCCATGCGCTTAATCAAAAGCCCAACGGAGTTGGAGATGATGCGAAAAGCGGTGGAAATTTCCGTTGAAGCCCACAACCACGCACGGAAGTTTACCCAACCCGGACGCTATGAGTATGAAGTCCAGGCTGAGTTAGAACACATTTTTCGCTTGCGGGGTGCCTTGGGGCCAGCCTATCCCTCGATTGTGGCGTCGGGGATTAATAGCTGTATTTTGCACTACATCGAGAATAATCGGCAGATGCAAGATAATGACTTACTGCTGATTGATGCGGGTTGTTCCTATGGGTACTACAACGCGGATATTACTCGTACCTTTCCGGTAGGTAACAGCTTTACCCAAGAGCAAGGAATTCTGTATGAGCTGGTTTTGGAGGCGCAGTTGGAAGCGATCGCGCAAGTGCAACCCGGAAACCCCTACAATTCATTTCATGATACCGCCGTGCGGGTATTAGTCGAAGGGTTGATGGATTTGGGACTGCTCGCGGGGGATATTGAAGAAATCATCAAAGAAGAGAAGTACAAACCGTTCTACATGCACCGTACCGGACACTGGCTGGGGTTAGATGTTCACGACGCCGGTGTTTATAAGCATGGCGAAAATTGGCAAACATTACAACCGGGTCATGTAGTAACAGTGGAACCGGGACTGTATATTGGTCTTGACGCTAAACCGGCGGAAGGGCAACCAGAAATTGATCACCGTTGGCGCGGCATAGGGATTCGGATTGAGGATGATGTTTTAGTCACCGAGTCGGGACATGAGGTGCTGACGGCAGCAGTACCAAAATCCATTGAGGATATGGAACGGTAAGAGGGAAAAGGGTGCGTGAAGAAGGCAGAAGGCAGAAGAAGGAAGGCAGAAGGCAGAAGAAGGAAGGTTCCGTTCTCTTTACTCAATCACTTCTTCTTGTTCCCTCTGCCACTGAGTTAACACTTCACTAGGATTAAACCCTCTGTACTGAAGATAGTTCCATAACTTTGCTTTGGTTTTCGCCTCGATGGCTCGGAAGTCATCAATTTTGTACTTTCGCATCACTTTAGCCTTTAAATCATCCAGTTCTCCGGTTTGCTCTTCATCAATTTGTGACTCCCAGATTTCCTCAAATACATCGGCATTAATTCCCTTTTCACGGCATTTGCGCTTAATCACAGATTTTCCATATTTGCCGTGATAAGAAGTAATCATACTTTCGACTATGCGAGTATCAGATTGATAATCTTTACTCTGAAGTTCCTGAATTGCTTCAGCGATTTCATCTTGTTCAAATCCCTTTTCCTTGCCTTTCTTAGTGAGTTCATAAGCGCTGTAATCTCGGCGAGATAAGAGTTGGTAGAAATAATCTAAGCAAGTCATTTATTTTAAGAGTTTATAATCCAGAAAAAACCTATGTTATTACAATTTTAATAAAAACACTCAGAGCTAACTTTTTTATAAATTGAGACAATATAGCAGTCGCCAAGGCAATTCGGACTCTCGCCAAATCGTGAAGCCTTGACCCATTAATATGCATCCCTTCTGCCTACTCTTGCGGAGAACGCTGCGCGAACTGCCCTCTGCCTTTTGCCTTTTGCTATAGAAAGCGAAAACCCAGCCATCCAAGACTGGGTTCTGTCGCTAGGTTGATGAAGAATAAGTAGCTTGATGTTCTTGAGGACTCTTGCTTTACCCATGAGTCTGGTGTTGACTACTTTTATGCATGGGTTAATGCTTTATCGTTTAGGCAATCATCCCAGCCTTGGAGTTTTAAGCTTTGTCGATTATTTTCTTGGCCTTATCTTTAAGGTCTTCTCTGGCATTCATGGCTGAAGCTTGCACCTGCTTCATTTGGCCTTCTCTTTTTTGTCTTTCGTTGCCTGTCAACTCTCCAACAGTTTCTTGGACTTTCCCTTCCAAGTTTTTGGCAATTGCTTCCACGCGCTTTTCAAGACTCATGTTGAACTCCTTTCCTGTGGAAATACTAAAAATTTGCCTTTCTTCCAAGGCACACCCTGTTGGGAGATTGGCTACCCAATTCTGGGTTTCAGCTTTCATACTATATCAGATAAATTAAATTTATACATCTGTCTAAAGAGAGGTTTTATACCCTCTTCAATCAATAAGCCAAAGGCTGGAGGGAGTAAGGCGGAGAAGTGAACTCCAGTGGTGCACGAGTTTCATGAACCAGTTGCAAGCATTCTCTAATATCATCGCCTTCCCAAGTGCCTGCAAACTTTAAAAGGTCATCAAGAGTAGTGCCTGATAAAGTAGGAGTATCTGTAGTTTTAACAGGCGATGTTTCTGATGAGTCGGTTTTAGTTTCTGTCGTTGCCTGATGTTGTTTGTATTGCAGAGATTCTATGAAGTCAGCAACTAAAGCTAGAGACTCCGGGGTGATATTCTCCAGGGATTGGGTGATTTGCTGTCGAATTTCAAAAGTATTCATTGAGATAGGAGAAGTACACGAGTTTTCACACGGCTGGTATACCCTGAGTGTACTATCTTGATTTAGTGTTAGCGGCGATCGCACTTCTAGTTGGTGTCAGATGCGATCGCACTTTTCGAGTCAAGCTTGTAGGCGATTCCCTGTGGGATAGCTAACGCTTCATGCATTTCCCCTAGCTATCCAGTTGAAACCCACAGCCCTTCATCATTGCGTCGGAAGCATTCGACTCGCTGCCGCGTTTTGGTAATCCTCTGCCTAAAGTTGGGATTGAGCCGAGATAATTGAAGCGCAGCGACGGTCAGACTTAGCTTTCCTGCTTCGGAATGATCGAGATGCCGCCATTGCGCTCTAGCACCGCGTACTTGATCTGATCCATCCGCTCCAACCCTTGCAAAATGCGTGCGGCTATCAGGACATCCGCCTCGTCCACTCGCACCTTTTTCATGCGATTCAATAGCGGTCGCCCCTCCTCAACAATGATCAGAGGTTCATCTTCCAGAATCTTCTCAATTCTCTGCGATCGCTGCTTCAATAGGGACAGACCAATATCGATTCCAACCAACGTCACGATGACCAAGAAAGCATTGGTCAGCGAAAAATCCTGACCCAATAGTGCTTGCTGAGTCGCCTCACTTATAATCAGCAGCAGTATCAAGTCAAAGGTTGTGATCTGGGCGATGGAACGCTTTCCACTCAGGCGGAAGATTAACAACAAGAAGAAATAAATAGCAGAAGCTCGTAGAACGGCATCCATTGTGACCTCCTCACGCTAGGTAGCAACACCACTATCGCTGCTAAGGGTAGATAAACTGACTAAAGTTAAGCGGCTGTTTCTCTGCCAATCCCACTTGACCGGATAGCAGGCCAACTTGTTGTGTCTGTAGGTAAAATGTAACCGCTGTCGGTTGGTTGAGTTTGGCTGTATGGAAGACATAGGTTAGCCGATCGGGTTCAGCCTCAACCCGCTCTGGCTCTGGGATGACCTCCTGAATCTGAACCCCTTCTACGTAATTGCGGTTCAGCCAGACACGAACTTGACCTTCCCGCTCAACACCTGGTTTGATGTGAATCCGCAGCCTTGTCGATGCTTCAAAGCGTCCAAAGCGCTTGTATTCCAGTTGTAACGGATCGCCCTTCCCGCCTGTAGTTGCGCTACTCAGTGGTCCAGAGCCAAACAGCCCTAGAAGTGCCGCTAGTGCCACTAGCCCCATCGCTACCCAACCGACTCGCTGCACTTTCCATGAGCGACGCTGGTAGTCAAGATCCTGGATGAGGTGAATATCACCATTCACCTGCTTAATTTTCGTCACCTTTGTTACCTTCGCTTACGTCAACTCAGTCCCTTGCATTCGAGCTGCTGTTCTATTAAACAAAGTAACTGCTACTGTTTCCCACATTTTCTACCAACGGATTAAACTACCTTTTACCGAAAGAATGAATTAATGTTAATTGTGTTTGTAAAAAGGTATACAACAACAATTGATTGGGTATGCTAGGAAGTGGCACTCTTATTCCTCAATTGAGCCATTTAACGCCGCCGCCATTGCAACTGTTCTGAGAGTCGCAACAAAAACTGACGAGCAAGTTTTAGTGCTTCTTGGTACTGTTGCTCCGAACTATGCTCCGACCAACTTCTCCCCGTCTTCTCCTTAATAAACCCAAAAACTGCTGAATGAATCAACGCTGAATTATTCTTAAAATTCGGCTCCTCACCCCTAGCGTGAACTCGCTCTATTGCCTCAACCAGCAACTTTGTTGGACGTTCCACCAATGAGCAACCATTCGTCCCATCTGGAATCAGATTCTTCGTTTTAAACAAATCGTTGATGAAACTTCGTACCTGTGCGCCATAACGAGCTTGAGTTTCCATCTTCG is a window encoding:
- a CDS encoding aminopeptidase P N-terminal domain-containing protein gives rise to the protein MIPQTEYTERREQLMAKIGNGTAIFRSAPVAVMHNDVEYAYRQDSDFFYLTGFNEPEAVAVLAPHHEEHRYILFVQPKEWDKEVWTGYRTGVDAAKEKYGADEAYPIAELGEKLPKYLEKADRIYYHLGRDRQFNDCIITHWQRLMATYPKRGTGPIAIESTHPILHAMRLIKSPTELEMMRKAVEISVEAHNHARKFTQPGRYEYEVQAELEHIFRLRGALGPAYPSIVASGINSCILHYIENNRQMQDNDLLLIDAGCSYGYYNADITRTFPVGNSFTQEQGILYELVLEAQLEAIAQVQPGNPYNSFHDTAVRVLVEGLMDLGLLAGDIEEIIKEEKYKPFYMHRTGHWLGLDVHDAGVYKHGENWQTLQPGHVVTVEPGLYIGLDAKPAEGQPEIDHRWRGIGIRIEDDVLVTESGHEVLTAAVPKSIEDMER
- a CDS encoding recombination regulator RecX, whose translation is MTCLDYFYQLLSRRDYSAYELTKKGKEKGFEQDEIAEAIQELQSKDYQSDTRIVESMITSYHGKYGKSVIKRKCREKGINADVFEEIWESQIDEEQTGELDDLKAKVMRKYKIDDFRAIEAKTKAKLWNYLQYRGFNPSEVLTQWQREQEEVIE
- a CDS encoding CsbD family protein codes for the protein MSLEKRVEAIAKNLEGKVQETVGELTGNERQKREGQMKQVQASAMNAREDLKDKAKKIIDKA
- a CDS encoding DUF421 domain-containing protein; this encodes MDAVLRASAIYFFLLLIFRLSGKRSIAQITTFDLILLLIISEATQQALLGQDFSLTNAFLVIVTLVGIDIGLSLLKQRSQRIEKILEDEPLIIVEEGRPLLNRMKKVRVDEADVLIAARILQGLERMDQIKYAVLERNGGISIIPKQES